The Desmodus rotundus isolate HL8 chromosome 3, HLdesRot8A.1, whole genome shotgun sequence genome includes a region encoding these proteins:
- the NKAIN1 gene encoding sodium/potassium-transporting ATPase subunit beta-1-interacting protein 1 isoform X1, whose translation MGKCSGRCTLVAFCCLQLVAALERQIFDFLGYQWAPILANFLHIMAVILGIFGTVQYRSRYLILYAAWLVLWVGWNAFIICFYLEVGQLSQDRDFIMTFNTSLHRSWWMENGPGCLVTPVLNSRLALEDHHVISVTGCLLDYPYIEALSSALQIFLALFGFVFACYVSKVFLEEEDSFDFIGGFDSYGYQAPQKTSHLQLQPLYTSG comes from the exons GTGGCGGCACTGGAGCGGCAGATCTTTGACTTTCTGGGCTACCAATGGGCTCCCATCCTAGCCAACTTCCTGCACATCATGGCCGTCATCCTGGGCATCTTCGGCACAGTGCAGTACCGCTCCCGGTACCTCATTCTG TATGCAGCCTGGCTAGTGCTTTGGGTTGGCTGGAATGCATTTATCATCTGCTTCTACCTGGAGGTTGGACAGCTGTCCCAG GACCGGGACTTCATCATGACCTTCAACACATCCCTACACCGCTCCTGGTGGATGGAGAAcgggccaggctgcctggtgaCACCTGTCCTGAACTCCCGCCTGGCCCTGGAGGACCACCATGTCATCTCTGTCACCGGCTGCCTGCTCGACTATCCCTACATTGAAGCCCTCAGCAGCGCCCTGCAGATCTTCCTGGCT CTGTTCGGCTTTGTGTTCGCCTGCTACGTGAGCAAAGtgttcctggaggaggaggacagcT TTGACTTCATCGGTGGTTTTGATTCCTACGGATACCAAGCGCCCCAGAAGACGTCGCATTTACAACTGCAGCCTCTGTACAC GTCGGGATAG
- the NKAIN1 gene encoding sodium/potassium-transporting ATPase subunit beta-1-interacting protein 1 isoform X2, which translates to MGSHPSQLPAHHGRHPGHLRHSAVPLPVPHSVCSLASALGWLECIYHLLLPGGWTAVPGLCPQDRDFIMTFNTSLHRSWWMENGPGCLVTPVLNSRLALEDHHVISVTGCLLDYPYIEALSSALQIFLALFGFVFACYVSKVFLEEEDSFDFIGGFDSYGYQAPQKTSHLQLQPLYTSG; encoded by the exons ATGGGCTCCCATCCTAGCCAACTTCCTGCACATCATGGCCGTCATCCTGGGCATCTTCGGCACAGTGCAGTACCGCTCCCGGTACCTCATTCTG TATGCAGCCTGGCTAGTGCTTTGGGTTGGCTGGAATGCATTTATCATCTGCTTCTACCTGGAGGTTGGACAGCTGTCCCAG GCCTCTGCCCCCAGGACCGGGACTTCATCATGACCTTCAACACATCCCTACACCGCTCCTGGTGGATGGAGAAcgggccaggctgcctggtgaCACCTGTCCTGAACTCCCGCCTGGCCCTGGAGGACCACCATGTCATCTCTGTCACCGGCTGCCTGCTCGACTATCCCTACATTGAAGCCCTCAGCAGCGCCCTGCAGATCTTCCTGGCT CTGTTCGGCTTTGTGTTCGCCTGCTACGTGAGCAAAGtgttcctggaggaggaggacagcT TTGACTTCATCGGTGGTTTTGATTCCTACGGATACCAAGCGCCCCAGAAGACGTCGCATTTACAACTGCAGCCTCTGTACAC GTCGGGATAG